The following proteins are co-located in the Vigna angularis cultivar LongXiaoDou No.4 chromosome 2, ASM1680809v1, whole genome shotgun sequence genome:
- the LOC108319054 gene encoding serine hydroxymethyltransferase 4 → MEAVSAWGNTPLATVDPEIHDLIEKEKRRQCRGIELIASENFTSFAVIEALGSALTNKYSEGMPGNRYYGGNEFIDQIENLCRSRALEAFHLDPSRWGVNVQPYSGSPANFAAYTAVLQPHDRIMGLDLPSGGHLTHGYYTSGGKKISATSIYFESLPYKVNSTTGFIDYDRLEEKALDFRPKLIICGGSAYPRDWDYARFRQVADKCGALLLCDMAHISGLVAAQEANNPFEYCDIVTTTTHKSLRGPRAGMIFYRKGPKPPKKGQAENAVYDFEDKINFAVFPSLQGGPHNHQIGALAVALKQAVSPGFKAYAKQVKANAVALGNYLLSKGYSLVTGGTENHLVLWDLRPLGLTGNKVEKLCDLCNITVNKNAVFGDSSALAPGGVRIGAPAMTSRGLVEKDFEQIGEFLHRAVVLTLEIQKEYGKLLKDFNKGLVNNKAIEDLKVDVEKFSASFDMPGFLVSELKYKD, encoded by the exons ATGGAAGCAGTGAGTGCCTGGGGTAACACGCCGTTGGCGACGGTGGATCCAGAAATCCACGATCTCATTGAGAAGGAGAAGCGTCGCCAGTGTCGGGGAATAGAGCTTATAGCGTCGGAGAACTTCACTTCCTTCGCTGTCATAGAGGCGCTGGGGAGTGCCCTTACCAACAAGTACTCCGAGGGTATGCCTGGCAACCGCTACTACGGTGGCAACGAGTTCATCGATCAGATTGAGAACCTGTGCCGTTCTCGCGCCCTCGAGGCCTTCCATCTCGATCCCTCCCGATGGGGCGTCAACGTCCAACCCTACTCCGGTTCTCCGGCCAACTTTGCCGCCTACACTGCCGTGCTCCAGCCCCACGACCGCATCATGGGTTTGGATCTCCCCTCCGGCGGCCACCTCACCCACGGCTACTACACCTCCGGTGGGAAGAAGATCTCTGCCACCTCCATTTACTTTGAGAGTTTGCCTTACAAGGTGAATTCCACCACCGGATTCATCGACTACGATAGGTTGGAGGAGAAAGCCTTGGATTTCCGGCCCAAGCTGATCATCTGTGGTGGCAGTGCCTACCCCAGGGACTGGGACTATGCCAGGTTCAGACAGGTAGCCGACAAGTGCGGTGCTCTCTTGCTTTGTGACATGGCTCACATCAGTGGTCTTGTTGCTGCTCAG GAAGCTAACAATCCATTCGAGTACTGTGACATTGTGACCACGACGACCCACAAGAGCTTGAGGGGTCCTAGGGCCGGTATGATCTTCTACCGGAAGGGACCTAAACCGCCGAAGAAAGGGCAAGCCGAGAATGCAGTGTACGATTTTGAAGACAAAATAAACTTTGCGGTGTTCCCTTCCCTCCAGGGTGGTCCTCACAATCACCAGATTGGGGCACTTGCGGTTGCATTGAAACAGGCTGTGAGCCCAGGATTCAAGGCATACGCGAAGCAGGTTAAGGCAAATGCAGTTGCACTTGGTAATTATTTGCTGAGCAAGGGATACAGTCTTGTCACCGGAGGAACTGAGAACCACCTTGTCTTGTGGGATCTCCGTCCTCTTGGCCTAACTG GCAACAAGGTAGAGAAACTTTGTGACCTCTGCAACATTACTGTCAATAAAAATGCTGTCTTTGGTGATAGCAGCGCATTGGCTCCTGGAGGAGTACGAATTG GTGCCCCAGCCATGACTTCTAGGGGGTTGGTTGAGAAGGACTTTGAACAGATCGGAGAGTTCCTTCACCGTGCAGTGGTTCTAACGCTGGAGATCCAGAAGGAGTATGGCAAGCTTTTGAAGGATTTCAACAAGGGCCTGGTGAACAATAAGGCTATCGAAGATCTCAAAGTTGATGTTGAGAAATTTTCAGCCTCCTTCGATATGCCTGGTTTCCTAGTATCTGAGTTGAAGTACAAGGACTAG